From Vigna unguiculata cultivar IT97K-499-35 chromosome 5, ASM411807v1, whole genome shotgun sequence, the proteins below share one genomic window:
- the LOC114185030 gene encoding probable mediator of RNA polymerase II transcription subunit 37c yields the protein MAKDKGIAIGIDLGTSYSCVAVWQEQHNRVEIIHNDQGNRTTPFFVAFTYDQRLIGEAAKNQAATNPENTVFDAKRLIGRKYSDPITQSDKMLWPFKVIADDDDKPLIVVEHKDKKKHLSAEEISSMILMKMREIAEAYLETHVKNAVVTVPAYFNDSQRKATVDAGTIAGLNVIRIINEPTAAAIAYGLDKRTDCVGERNIFIFDLGGGTFDVSLLTIKDKVFCVKATAGNTHLGGEDFNNRMVKYFVNEFKRKKKVDISGNPRALRRLRTACDKAKRTLSFAVTAYIEVDSLFEGIDFCSSINRAKFEELNMDLFEECLNTVQKCFTDAKMNKRSVHDVVVVGGSSRIPKIQQLLQDFFEGKDLCKSINPDEAVAYGAAVQGAMLSEGIKNVPNLVLLDVTPLSLGISTKGDLTSVVIPRNTVIPVKKTQIYHTAEDNQFSAYIEVYEGERTGASDNNLLGFFTLSGLSPAPRGHPLDVCFTIDANGTLSVSAEDPSAGYKNEITITNDQNRLSAGEIKRMIQEAENYQAEDRKFMKKANAKNALDDFVYKMKNALKNRNISSKLCAQDREKINYAVKNAAKLLDEDNQQHGIELIEDNLNEDNRLDEYKLASNCYYLNNV from the exons ATGGCCAAAGATAAGGGAATCGCCATAGGAATCGACCTTGGTACATCCTACTCGTGTGTTGCAGTGTGGCAGGAGCAACACAATAGAGTAGAAATAATTCACAACGACCAAGGGAACAGAACTACACCTTTTTTTGTTGCTTTCACATATGATCAGAGGTTGATTGGTGAAGCTGCTAAGAATCAGGCTGCAACCAACCCAGAAAACACTGTTTTTG ATGCCAAGAGGTTAATCGGAAGGAAATATAGCGATCCCATTACTCAAAGTGATAAAATGTTGTGGCCATTCAAGGTCATTGCTGATGATGATGACAAACCCTTGATTGTGGTTGAGCACAAGGACAAGAAGAAGCACCTCTCAGCTGAGGAGATATCATCCATGATCCTCATGAAGATGCGGGAGATTGCTGAGGCATATTTAGAAACGCATGTGAAGAACGCTGTTGTCACTGTACCTGCTTATTTCAACGACTCTCAACGAAAAGCTACTGTAGATGCTGGAACCATTGCTGGCCTTAATGTTATTCGGATAATCAATGAGCCTACTGCAGCGGCTATTGCATATGGGCTTGACAAGAGAACTGATTGCGTTGGAGAGCGAAACATATTCATCTTCGACCTTGGTGGTGGTACTTTTGACGTTTCTCTCCTTACAATTAAAGATAAGGTCTTCTGTGTGAAGGCTACTGCAGGAAATACTCACCTTGGGGGAGAGGACTTCAACAACAGAATGGTGAAGTACTTTGTAAATGAGTtcaagagaaagaagaaggtGGACATTAGTGGTAACCCTAGAGCTTTAAGAAGGCTGAGAACGGCCTGCGACAAGGCAAAAAGGACACTCTCGTTTGCAGTTACTGCTTACATTGAGGTTGATTCTTTATTTGAAGGCATTGATTTCTGCTCTTCGATCAACCGAGCAAAGTTTGAGGAACTCAACATGGATCTTTTTGAGGAATGTCTGAATACTGTACAGAAATGTTTTACGGATGCTAAAATGAACAAAAGAAGTGTGCATGATGTTGTTGTCGTTGGAGGTTCTTCTAGGATTCCTAAAATACAACAGCTGTTACAGGACTTCTTCGAAGGGAAGGATTTGTGTAAGAGCATCAACCCTGATGAGGCTGTTGCTTATGGAGCCGCAGTTCAGGGTGCTATGTTGAGTGAAGGTATCAAGAATGTTCCGAATTTGGTTTTGTTGGATGTTACCCCGCTGTCTCTTGGTATATCAACAAAGGGAGATCTCACGAGTGTTGTTATTCCTAGGAATACTGTTATTCCAGTTAAGAAGACCCAAATATATCATACAGCAGAAGATAACCAATTCTCTGCGTACATTGAGGTTTATGAAGGTGAGAGAACCGGTGCAAGTGACAACAATTTGTTAGGTTTCTTCACTCTTTCTGGGTTGTCTCCTGCTCCTCGTGGCCATCCTTTGGATGTTTGCTTTACCATAGATGCAAATGGCACCCTGTCTGTTTCTGCTGAGGATCCAAGCGCAGGTTATAAGAATGAGATTACCATAACTAATGATCAAAACAGACTTTCAGCAGgagaaattaaaagaatgatTCAGGAAGCTGAAAATTACCAAGCTGAAGATAGAAAATTCATGAAGAAGGCCAATGCAAAAAATGCTTTGGATGACTTCGTTTACAAGATGAAGAATGCATTGAAGAACAGAAATATCAgttcaaaactttgtgcacaaGATAGGGAGAAAATCAACTATGCAGTTAAGAATGCTGCAAAGTTGCTTGATGAAGATAACCAACAGCATGGAATAGAGTTGATTGAGGATAATCTGAATGAGGATAATCGTTTAGATGAATACAAACTTGCTTCTAATTGTTATTATCTGAACAATGTTTAA
- the LOC114185899 gene encoding LOW QUALITY PROTEIN: heat shock 70 kDa protein-like (The sequence of the model RefSeq protein was modified relative to this genomic sequence to represent the inferred CDS: substituted 2 bases at 2 genomic stop codons), with amino-acid sequence MNDKPMIFVKYKDQEKKLCVKEVSSMVLSKMYNIVVIIVPVYFNDSQRKATMDIDYIINLNVIRIINEPVVATIVYGLNEINDYIGKQNIFLHFGGGTFDVSLLTIENKVFRVKSTMGNTHLGGEDIDNIMVNYVVEXMKRKSKXGINGNLLALSRLKNVCEKAKNSL; translated from the coding sequence ATGAATGACAAACCTATGATTTTTGTCAAGTACAAGGATCAGGAGAAAAAGCtttgtgtgaaagaagtatcatCCATGGTCCTCTCAAAGATGTACAACATTGTAGTGATAATTGTACCTGTCTATTTCAATGATTCTCAGCGCAAAGCCACCATGGatattgattatattatcaaCCTGAATGTTATTCGTATAATCAATGAACCTGTCGTTGCAACAATTGTATATGGTCTTAATGAGATAAATGATTATATTGGAaagcaaaatatttttcttcactTTGGTGGTGGTACATTCGACGTGTCTCTTCTCACTATTGAGAACAAGGTCTTTCGAGTTAAATCGACTATGGGAAACACTCACCTTGGTGGGGAGGACATTGATAATATAATGGTGAACTATGTTGTGGAGTAGATGAAAAGGAAAAGTAAATAGGGTATAAATGGGAATCTACTAGCTTTAAGTAGGTTAAAAAATGTCTGCGAGAAAGCAAAAAATTCATTGTAA